One genomic segment of Gemmatimonas aurantiaca includes these proteins:
- a CDS encoding NADP-dependent isocitrate dehydrogenase: MAKIKVVNPVVEMDGDEMTRIIWQFIKDKLILPYLDVELDYYDLGIEHRDATGDQVTIDSAEATKKYGVAVKCATITPDEARVKEFGLKKMWKSPNGTIRNILGGVIFREPIIISNIPRLVPHWTKPIVVGRHAHGDQYKATDFKVPGPGTVTITYTPADGSAPMQFDVAKFGQDGGVAMGMYNFNDSIRDFARASFRYGLQRNYPVYLSTKNTILKAYDGQFKDLFEEVFNAEFKADFEKAGITYEHRLIDDMVASALKWEGGYVWACKNYDGDVQSDIVAQGFGSLGLMTSVLLTPDGKTMEAEAAHGTVTRHYREHQKGNKTSTNPIASIFAWTRGLMHRGKLDGTPEVVRFAETLEQVCIDAVEAGEMTKDLAVLISKNTPFLYTEDFLDAIDRRLQAKMA; encoded by the coding sequence ATGGCGAAGATCAAGGTCGTGAATCCTGTCGTCGAGATGGACGGCGACGAGATGACCCGCATCATCTGGCAGTTCATCAAGGACAAGCTCATCCTGCCGTATCTCGACGTCGAGCTCGATTATTACGATCTCGGCATCGAACACCGGGATGCGACGGGCGATCAGGTCACGATCGATTCCGCCGAAGCCACGAAGAAGTACGGCGTGGCGGTGAAGTGTGCCACCATCACGCCCGACGAGGCGCGTGTGAAGGAGTTCGGACTCAAGAAGATGTGGAAGAGTCCCAACGGCACCATCCGCAACATCCTCGGCGGGGTGATCTTCCGCGAGCCGATCATCATCTCGAACATTCCGCGTCTCGTGCCGCACTGGACCAAGCCCATCGTGGTGGGTCGTCATGCGCACGGCGATCAATACAAGGCGACGGATTTCAAGGTGCCGGGCCCGGGCACGGTGACGATCACCTACACGCCGGCCGACGGCAGCGCGCCGATGCAGTTCGACGTGGCGAAGTTCGGCCAGGATGGTGGTGTCGCGATGGGCATGTACAACTTCAACGACTCCATCCGCGATTTTGCACGCGCCAGCTTCAGGTACGGCCTGCAGCGCAACTACCCGGTGTACCTCTCCACGAAGAACACCATCCTCAAGGCGTACGACGGGCAGTTCAAGGATCTCTTCGAGGAGGTGTTCAACGCCGAGTTCAAGGCGGACTTCGAGAAGGCCGGCATCACCTACGAGCATCGCCTCATCGACGACATGGTCGCCTCGGCGCTCAAGTGGGAAGGCGGCTACGTGTGGGCGTGCAAGAACTACGACGGCGACGTGCAGTCGGACATCGTGGCCCAGGGCTTCGGCTCACTCGGCCTCATGACGTCGGTGCTGCTCACACCCGATGGCAAGACCATGGAAGCGGAAGCGGCGCATGGCACGGTCACGCGTCACTACCGCGAACATCAGAAGGGCAACAAGACGTCCACCAATCCAATCGCGAGCATCTTCGCGTGGACGCGTGGTCTGATGCATCGTGGCAAACTCGATGGCACGCCCGAGGTGGTGCGCTTCGCCGAGACGCTGGAACAGGTGTGCATCGACGCGGTGGAAGCCGGTGAGATGACGAAGGACCTCGCGGTTCTGATCTCGAAGAACACGCCATTCCTGTACACCGAGGACTTCCTCGACGCGATCGATCGGCGGCTGCAGGCGAAGATGGCCTGA
- a CDS encoding carboxypeptidase regulatory-like domain-containing protein, whose protein sequence is MRKTLTLFTRTLLGSAVLWPALASAQPMQALGTVRGTVYDSLTRRPLANAVVEVQETARLTYTDTQGRFTLDSVPVGAQQLTFSSTTLDSLGLYGFARTIEVRTDTRGVVLATPSFRTVYARLCPATDSPPTDSAIVFGTVYDAADRSPINGAQVVLRWFETDAKTRGLQLRTPQRTASTGADGVYGICGVPADLALSTSASHDSAASGVFSTVVGPGRILRRDFYLSRELGNIAVSSGNAASVQGTGRIRGTVRDERGNALVGALVVLTTIDRTTNTDSAGRYHFANVPLGTQELSVRQLGRGALYRIIDVTAREEGAHDFVLPTTTVLATMNVRREASVGADQAGFLRRKNQGFIKVVEREEILKRFDVGSALKRVSGLRVTQQMGTTQVTSTRPFCAGEVPIIIDGVPISSHGNASLFSSTQSVTPPQGDGKGGGSNGPQITMAPPSNTSRIDQLAVNDVIAIEFHAGPATVPMEYWSGPPPQCGLILIWTVFARWR, encoded by the coding sequence ATGCGCAAAACCCTGACACTTTTCACGCGGACTCTCCTCGGATCCGCGGTCCTCTGGCCGGCGCTCGCCTCGGCTCAGCCCATGCAGGCATTGGGAACGGTGCGCGGCACGGTCTATGACAGCCTCACCCGCCGGCCGCTCGCGAACGCTGTCGTCGAAGTACAGGAAACCGCCCGCCTCACCTACACCGATACGCAGGGCCGTTTCACCCTGGACTCCGTGCCCGTCGGTGCCCAGCAGCTGACGTTCTCGTCGACAACGCTCGACTCGCTGGGGCTGTACGGATTTGCCCGCACGATCGAGGTCCGCACCGATACCCGGGGCGTGGTGCTGGCCACGCCGTCGTTCCGCACGGTGTATGCGCGCCTCTGCCCGGCCACTGACAGTCCGCCCACCGACAGTGCCATCGTGTTCGGCACCGTCTACGACGCCGCGGACCGTTCCCCGATCAACGGAGCACAGGTCGTGTTGCGCTGGTTCGAGACGGACGCAAAGACCAGGGGACTGCAGCTCAGAACTCCACAGCGCACCGCGAGCACCGGTGCGGACGGGGTGTATGGCATCTGCGGCGTACCCGCCGATCTCGCCCTGAGCACATCCGCCTCTCACGACTCGGCTGCCAGTGGCGTATTCAGCACGGTCGTGGGACCTGGCCGGATATTGCGGCGTGATTTTTATCTCAGCCGCGAACTGGGCAATATTGCGGTGTCCTCAGGCAATGCCGCATCGGTGCAGGGCACGGGCCGAATCCGGGGCACCGTGCGCGATGAACGGGGGAATGCACTGGTGGGCGCGCTCGTCGTGCTCACCACGATCGATCGCACGACCAATACCGACTCGGCCGGCCGATACCATTTCGCGAATGTCCCCTTGGGCACCCAGGAGCTCAGCGTCCGGCAACTCGGACGCGGAGCGCTGTATCGCATCATCGATGTCACGGCCCGCGAAGAAGGAGCGCATGACTTCGTGCTGCCCACGACGACCGTGCTCGCCACCATGAATGTGCGGAGGGAAGCCAGCGTGGGTGCAGATCAGGCGGGCTTCCTGCGGCGCAAGAATCAGGGCTTCATCAAGGTCGTCGAACGTGAGGAAATCCTGAAACGATTCGATGTGGGGTCGGCACTGAAACGCGTTTCCGGACTGCGGGTGACGCAGCAGATGGGCACCACCCAGGTGACCAGCACCCGCCCATTCTGTGCTGGTGAAGTTCCGATCATCATCGACGGTGTGCCCATATCGAGCCACGGAAACGCCTCCCTGTTCTCGTCCACCCAGAGCGTTACCCCACCGCAAGGCGATGGGAAAGGCGGAGGATCGAACGGTCCGCAAATCACCATGGCGCCGCCCTCGAACACTTCGCGCATCGACCAGCTCGCGGTCAACGATGTCATCGCCATCGAATTCCATGCTGGTCCGGCCACCGTGCCCATGGAATACTGGTCCGGACCACCGCCGCAGTGTGGATTGATCCTCATCTGGACGGTGTTCGCACGGTGGCGGTAA